The Bacillus sp. Y1 genome includes the window TGACCCATAATTATTTCCAGACGTTCTTTCTAATAATGCCTTTGTAGCAACTATATACCGTCCATCCTCCCGGTTTGGACGATAGTCATATTGATAAAAAAGTTTATTGGGATTGTCATACGTTTTCTTAGTCAAATAACTATTTTTTAACTCTTCGTCATGAATGGGCCAATAAGAACGATCGGTTGCATAGCTGATCCCATTTGTCCCCGTAACAATAATACTTACCTCATATGCATCCAAATTTGGTTCAAGCCGTTTCATTAGTTGACTCATCGTATAAATAGAACTTAAGCGCTCGACATTGGATTCGTCTTCCTTCGTTAAAATTTCTTTAAGGGTAACACTTTGCTGTAGGTTATTTGAAGCGATAACAATAGAGTAGTTAAACTTATCGAGACTCTCATTTAACTGTTTCATGACTCTCGCGTTTGTAATGCTAAACTTATCAAAAAAGAACTGCTCCGACATTCGAATGGTGGTCCAAGTAATCGTTACGGAAACGGTTACAATTATCAAGACCGTAATCATAAACATGGTGATAAACAAATTATTATGTTTGAATCGTTCGGGAATTAATCTCATCATCCACCAGCTCTTATCTCATATATTGTTTTCTTCTGAATTGACTTGGTGACAGTCCTTTTATTTTTTTAAATACTTTGCAAAAATAACTGTGATCAGAATAACCAACTTTAACACTAATCTCCGAAATAGTCTCCGTCCCTTGCATGAGAAACTTTGACGCTTCCTCAATCCGAACCTTATTTAGGTATTCATTAAAACCCTCATGCGTATGAGTGGAGAAATAGCTTGATAGATAGGAAGGGTTAAAATGAAAATACTGAGCAACATCTGTGAGTGTTAACGGTTCTGCAAAGTGGTCATGAATATAATCCAATATTTTTTTTATATGTACGTTTTCCGGTTGTTGTTGGATTGAGAAGATCGCTTGTTTTGCCTCGTCAATAAACTCTTCTAAAATCTCAATTGCTTCCTGTGCAGAACGGGACTCTTCTATCGATTTCAGATACAAATACCTAGATTGTTCTAATTCCTTCACATTGTACTCCATATTACTGAGTAGAATGGTGATATTAAAAATGATATTCCCGAAAAAATCCTTATACTGATGAACATCGGTTGTATAACAAGTAGATAATTTTTTCACATGTTCTTGTAAATATCCAAAGGCAGAATTAAAATGCTTACGTTTAAAATCACTAGTAAAACCATCCAAATTAAAATTCTTGCATTTCGGTGCAGGATTTGGAAAGTCACTCTTTCTTAGTAACGGGTAATTAGAAAAATAATAACGATAGCTTAATAGTATTAATAATTCGTCTTTATATATTTTGCCTAATAGTGAAATATCCTCAAATTCCTCAGTCAAAACAAAGTCAATCCCAGGTTTTGACTCAGATAGTTGCTGAACAATTTCAATCAGTTTCGTAAAATCATCTCCATTTACAAGGAGTACATGATCTTCAAAGTGAACCGTGTAATTTAGCTCCTGGAGAGCGACTTTTAATTTTTCAAAAATCCCTTTAGATAGTTCCGCTTTTCCCATTTTAAGATTGGTTCCAAGTAAACAAAAACGCTTATGTAAAAATTCTGTGGTTATTTTTTTAAATTCCGGAGTTTCAACTATATAACCTGAAATTAACTTATTTAATATTTGCTCGATAGAAAGAAGGTTTTCTACCTGTTGATCCACTAAATTAAGTGAAGGAATTCTACTCCCGGCATTCTTTAATACCCTTAAAAGTGATTCTGAATCAAGTGTTGGCTTTAATATGTAATCAACCACACCACTTTGGAAGGTAGAGCGAACATATTCAAAATCACCAAAGCTACTCAAGACAATTATCTCAATTTGAGGATATCTCTCCTTCACGATTCTCGTGAGCTGTTCCCCATCCATCACGGGCATGACAATATCTGTAACAATAATATGCGGGTTCGTTGCTTCGATTAATTCAAGTGCTTCCTGACCATTTGAAGCTTCCCCAACAATTGTAAAACCCTCGTTTTCCCAATTAAGATAATGCTTAATCCCCTGTCTGATTAATATCTCATCATCTACGATAAGTACTCTCCCCAGTTCCGTAGCAGTCAAATGAATCCCCCCAAAACGTGAAGTCTCTCTATAGTAATCATTCTACAATATTTAACTCTTTGGGGTTGGATAAAAATTTTTATCTTGCTGATTTCCAATGTTGGAGTGAAATCACTGAACTAAATTGACCTTTAGAACATCGGTTTTCCAAGTATTAGTGGAGTTCCTGCATAATATAACTAACAAAAAGCACACGGATTTTTCCGTGTGCTTCTGATTATCCTATACTTTTAATAAAA containing:
- a CDS encoding response regulator transcription factor; this encodes MTATELGRVLIVDDEILIRQGIKHYLNWENEGFTIVGEASNGQEALELIEATNPHIIVTDIVMPVMDGEQLTRIVKERYPQIEIIVLSSFGDFEYVRSTFQSGVVDYILKPTLDSESLLRVLKNAGSRIPSLNLVDQQVENLLSIEQILNKLISGYIVETPEFKKITTEFLHKRFCLLGTNLKMGKAELSKGIFEKLKVALQELNYTVHFEDHVLLVNGDDFTKLIEIVQQLSESKPGIDFVLTEEFEDISLLGKIYKDELLILLSYRYYFSNYPLLRKSDFPNPAPKCKNFNLDGFTSDFKRKHFNSAFGYLQEHVKKLSTCYTTDVHQYKDFFGNIIFNITILLSNMEYNVKELEQSRYLYLKSIEESRSAQEAIEILEEFIDEAKQAIFSIQQQPENVHIKKILDYIHDHFAEPLTLTDVAQYFHFNPSYLSSYFSTHTHEGFNEYLNKVRIEEASKFLMQGTETISEISVKVGYSDHSYFCKVFKKIKGLSPSQFRRKQYMR